From the Entomomonas sp. E2T0 genome, one window contains:
- a CDS encoding ABC transporter ATP-binding protein — protein sequence MMANLIDLKNLQFAWPKQATLLDIAEFTLGYNEKLFLKGPSGSGKTTLLSLLGGVLKANKGIIQLLGQDLSMLSSGARDQFRVEHIGYIFQQFNLLPFLSVEENVLLPCHFSKRRTQVANEHFGSIQQAAKSLLTDLGLDKTLFLRRADQLSIGQQQRVAAARALIGSPELIIADEPTSALDTDTRESFIKLLFNECDKTGSSLLFVSHDQTLTPLFDRCLSLPDLNQTSQGKDTV from the coding sequence ATAATGGCTAACTTAATTGATCTTAAAAATTTACAATTTGCTTGGCCTAAACAAGCCACTTTATTAGATATTGCTGAATTCACACTAGGTTATAATGAAAAGTTGTTTTTAAAAGGCCCTTCTGGCAGTGGTAAAACAACGTTATTAAGTTTATTAGGTGGTGTCTTGAAAGCTAATAAAGGAATTATTCAATTATTAGGTCAAGATTTATCCATGCTTTCCTCTGGTGCTAGAGACCAATTTCGTGTTGAACATATTGGCTATATTTTTCAACAATTTAATCTATTGCCCTTTTTATCTGTTGAAGAAAATGTACTACTTCCCTGTCATTTCTCTAAACGAAGAACACAAGTTGCTAATGAACACTTTGGTAGTATTCAACAAGCGGCTAAGTCTTTATTAACTGATTTAGGTTTGGATAAGACATTATTTTTACGACGTGCGGATCAGTTATCAATAGGACAACAGCAGCGTGTAGCTGCTGCAAGAGCATTAATTGGCTCACCTGAATTAATTATTGCCGATGAACCCACCTCTGCTTTAGATACTGATACTAGGGAAAGTTTTATTAAGCTGTTATTTAATGAATGTGATAAAACAGGTAGTAGTTTATTATTTGTCAGTCACGATCAAACCTTAACACCCTTATTTGATCGTTGCCTTTCCTTACCTGATCTCAACCAAACAAGTCAAGGTAAGGATACTGTCTAA
- a CDS encoding ABC transporter permease, with protein MYLFRLAFASLRNRLFTALLTIMAIALSVCLLLAVERVRTEAKTSFASTIAGTDLIVGARSGSVNLLLYSVFRIGNATNNIHWSSYQDISQDPRVAWTIPLSLGDSHRGYRVLGTDLNYFKHYQFGHKQQLQFVEGRAFKDIFDVVLGSEVAKTLNYKLDENIVLAHGVSTISLVKHNDKPFKIVGILKQTATPVDRTVHISLQGMEAIHIDWHNGMPARGNQQISAEHVRELDLQPTQITAFLLGVKNKVATFALQRQISNYKAEPLMAILPGIALQELWGLMSTAEQALLVVSLFVVLTGLIGMLTAILTSLNERRREMAILRSVGAKPWHIASLLIMESFMLAFIGIALGLVLLYIGILCSQHWLQTNYGLYFSFNLPSVYEWGLLACILLAALLMGLIPAWRAYRQSLTDGLSIKI; from the coding sequence ATGTATTTATTTCGCCTTGCTTTTGCTAGTTTACGTAATCGATTGTTTACAGCGCTTCTTACTATTATGGCAATCGCTTTGTCTGTTTGTTTATTGTTAGCAGTAGAACGTGTAAGAACAGAGGCTAAAACAAGTTTTGCTAGCACTATTGCTGGTACAGACTTAATTGTAGGAGCTCGTTCTGGTTCAGTAAATTTGTTGCTTTATTCTGTCTTTAGAATTGGTAATGCAACTAATAATATTCACTGGTCTAGTTATCAAGATATTAGCCAAGATCCTCGTGTAGCATGGACAATTCCCCTTTCGCTTGGTGACTCTCATAGAGGATATCGTGTATTAGGAACTGACTTAAATTATTTTAAGCATTATCAGTTTGGTCACAAACAGCAGTTACAATTTGTTGAAGGTAGAGCTTTTAAAGATATATTTGATGTGGTGTTGGGTTCTGAAGTCGCTAAAACATTAAACTATAAACTGGATGAGAACATTGTATTAGCTCATGGGGTTAGTACCATTAGTTTAGTAAAACATAATGATAAACCTTTTAAAATAGTGGGTATTTTAAAACAAACAGCAACACCTGTTGATAGAACAGTGCATATTAGTCTACAAGGAATGGAGGCAATTCATATTGATTGGCATAATGGTATGCCTGCTCGTGGTAACCAACAAATATCAGCTGAACATGTTCGAGAATTAGATTTACAGCCTACACAAATTACTGCTTTTTTGCTAGGAGTAAAGAATAAGGTAGCCACTTTCGCATTACAACGACAAATTAGTAACTACAAAGCTGAACCTTTAATGGCTATTTTACCAGGTATTGCCTTGCAAGAATTATGGGGGTTAATGAGTACAGCTGAACAGGCGCTATTAGTTGTATCACTTTTCGTTGTGCTAACAGGTTTAATCGGTATGTTAACCGCTATTTTAACCAGTTTAAATGAACGCCGACGAGAAATGGCTATTTTAAGATCAGTAGGTGCTAAACCTTGGCATATTGCTAGTTTGCTTATAATGGAATCTTTTATGCTGGCTTTTATTGGTATAGCACTGGGTTTAGTTCTGTTATACATTGGTATTTTATGTAGTCAACATTGGCTACAAACAAACTACGGGTTATATTTTAGTTTTAATTTACCCAGTGTCTATGAATGGGGATTATTGGCTTGTATCTTACTAGCAGCCTTACTAATGGGGCTTATTCCTGCTTGGCGCGCTTATCGCCAATCGTTAACAGATGGATTATCTATCAAAATTTAG
- a CDS encoding toxin VasX produces the protein MNTNEHYNNLAESFSQLPVNTDACCTNSLDVIITPVRYAIDDLININDTGLKEDSLHTGRTCQRTSRFDNQLKTRHFTMRQLRDGWLYVYDQTTQQLDEYKIQGSFFIKQDTKQTSLPYIRYPACSILYLFFCPVQLTDRLKKGDMFSSSSFLEDNRWVKKVDLPTLCSDGFPYEEGNWLDRMIPLEEITTFVSDIKRADDKSLDPFYSTSISTIERPNDVVSKLSILSPKKSSPSLPIKERVSERVIRQGEVIDSTKTNQSLNMIAILEDPFAVIDDLILNILPYYAQDIAYTTDEGRRAIEIAQHCISLIFSEIINDVMPLETKNNLYKRYSLLKEITNHIRGLDSVVIEQYRTLRQYYKINESFKLKTKYLKPIKEILKIADEDLNLDDMLNTLIDWSKTTYELDRRVEDIITYLNYIGYCEGIGSSATLLVDFGLDNIDIKQATMAQEICHKVTFYISHVERGRQWIKDTVELHREHFITLSPFNFEFDIYKTIRDISSKIKKTTTVTKDIYNLVTQSIKSNNIANLAFKTLEKILNDPNAPLNIYYDTLKIIQTNLITRNGLALHTITGLILDNRFKNFSISYFSNSNEFIKWKKEVISIQKDIIRWNKILKLPISNFEKNTKIPQGSKTKKMSRAKFNELYTQWISQRTEAIKKLEKKLKEFPTAMILEDLDKKHQNTLKTINKRSNDLEKTTKNLDAAFTVISLGCALTSVCIAIRELIDAYKSEKMTTDIIAKNILILSNSTISIIDSIIKLNTPIITDALTKYLKVDTIINKKIDAIEKINEKASKIKISADSLDWYMKAPARGVLLIGCLVSLYEMPNLVNGYQDAKTTEEQIWYGVKIASIMVSVSLSTIALVTGMTAGPIGIILSIAAGILYLISSYFIDSAYRTELQAWMKKCYWRKHENGYNDIKTELTELYKIHLCPVVKYKHIYELDNDKSNIVGVWVDIYLSSYLEGSTIQYGINGTPLAQNNKTLNIEYSNWINLDYSKDILPNRPPQVATDSKDTKEIIIIENLKGDIESIITTTKQPDLTVDAIYAKDDKHRICRSWIPLTKNINTSLGFHISLSYENFDLNYIYNLSRPDKSKSESTKLSDAKLLSRNTDKKGLLLTETKNIPESINDN, from the coding sequence ATGAATACTAATGAACACTATAACAATTTAGCTGAAAGTTTCAGTCAACTTCCTGTTAATACTGACGCTTGCTGTACTAATAGTCTAGATGTAATTATTACTCCTGTGCGTTATGCAATTGATGATCTAATTAACATTAATGACACTGGCTTAAAAGAAGATTCTCTACACACAGGTAGAACATGCCAACGCACAAGTCGATTTGATAATCAATTAAAAACCCGTCATTTCACAATGCGTCAGCTTCGTGATGGTTGGTTATATGTTTATGATCAAACAACACAACAACTTGATGAGTATAAAATACAAGGTAGTTTTTTTATCAAACAAGATACAAAACAAACATCGCTACCTTATATAAGATACCCTGCCTGCAGTATTTTATATTTATTCTTTTGTCCAGTGCAGCTAACAGATAGGCTTAAAAAGGGAGATATGTTTTCCTCAAGCTCATTTCTAGAAGATAATCGCTGGGTAAAAAAAGTCGACCTCCCCACTTTATGTAGTGACGGATTTCCTTATGAAGAGGGAAACTGGCTAGATCGTATGATTCCATTAGAAGAGATCACAACTTTTGTTTCTGATATAAAGCGCGCTGATGATAAAAGCTTGGACCCTTTTTATAGTACAAGTATTTCCACTATTGAAAGACCAAATGACGTAGTTTCAAAATTAAGTATATTGTCACCTAAAAAAAGCTCTCCTTCTCTGCCTATTAAAGAAAGAGTGTCTGAAAGAGTAATAAGACAAGGAGAGGTAATAGATTCTACTAAAACTAATCAAAGTTTAAATATGATCGCTATACTTGAAGATCCTTTTGCAGTTATTGATGATCTAATATTAAATATCTTACCTTATTATGCTCAAGATATAGCATATACAACAGATGAAGGAAGACGAGCTATTGAAATAGCTCAACATTGTATATCTCTGATTTTCTCAGAAATTATTAATGATGTAATGCCATTAGAAACAAAAAATAACTTATACAAGCGCTATTCTTTATTAAAAGAGATTACAAACCATATAAGAGGATTAGATAGTGTAGTAATTGAGCAATACCGTACTTTAAGGCAATATTATAAAATAAATGAAAGCTTTAAACTTAAAACTAAATATCTTAAACCAATTAAAGAAATCTTAAAGATAGCTGATGAAGATCTAAATTTAGACGATATGCTCAACACTTTAATAGATTGGTCTAAAACAACTTATGAGCTTGATCGTAGGGTAGAGGATATCATTACTTATCTTAATTACATAGGGTATTGTGAGGGGATTGGTAGCTCAGCAACACTTCTAGTAGATTTTGGTCTTGATAATATAGATATAAAGCAAGCAACTATGGCACAGGAAATTTGCCATAAGGTTACTTTTTATATTTCTCATGTAGAGCGTGGTAGGCAATGGATAAAAGACACAGTAGAACTTCATAGAGAACATTTTATAACTTTGTCGCCTTTTAACTTTGAGTTTGATATTTATAAAACTATACGGGATATTAGCTCAAAAATTAAGAAAACAACAACTGTTACTAAAGATATTTACAATTTGGTAACACAAAGTATTAAATCAAATAATATTGCTAATCTAGCATTTAAAACTTTAGAGAAAATTTTAAATGATCCTAATGCACCTTTAAATATTTATTACGATACATTAAAAATAATTCAAACAAACTTAATAACACGCAATGGATTAGCTTTACATACAATAACTGGCTTAATACTAGATAATAGATTTAAAAATTTTTCAATATCTTATTTCTCTAATTCTAACGAATTTATAAAATGGAAAAAAGAGGTTATATCAATTCAAAAAGATATTATAAGATGGAACAAAATACTTAAATTGCCTATATCTAACTTTGAAAAAAATACAAAAATTCCACAAGGCTCAAAAACGAAAAAAATGTCTAGAGCAAAATTTAATGAGCTTTATACACAATGGATATCTCAAAGAACTGAGGCAATCAAAAAATTAGAAAAAAAATTAAAAGAATTCCCTACAGCAATGATATTAGAAGACCTTGATAAAAAGCATCAAAACACTTTAAAAACTATAAATAAAAGAAGTAATGACCTAGAAAAAACTACCAAAAACTTGGATGCAGCATTCACAGTAATATCATTAGGATGTGCATTAACCAGTGTATGCATCGCTATACGTGAGTTAATAGATGCATATAAATCAGAGAAAATGACAACTGATATTATTGCAAAAAATATTTTGATTCTTTCAAATTCAACAATAAGTATTATTGATAGTATTATTAAATTAAACACCCCCATTATTACTGATGCACTAACAAAATACCTTAAAGTAGACACTATCATTAACAAAAAAATTGATGCTATTGAAAAAATAAATGAAAAGGCTTCAAAAATTAAAATTTCTGCGGATAGTCTAGATTGGTATATGAAAGCACCTGCTAGGGGAGTTTTACTTATAGGATGCTTAGTTAGTCTTTATGAAATGCCCAATCTCGTTAACGGATATCAAGATGCAAAAACTACTGAAGAGCAAATCTGGTATGGTGTAAAAATAGCTTCCATTATGGTATCTGTATCGCTTTCAACAATTGCTTTAGTTACAGGTATGACAGCTGGCCCTATAGGAATAATACTCTCAATTGCTGCAGGAATTTTATATCTTATAAGCTCATATTTTATTGACTCTGCATATCGAACCGAGCTGCAAGCTTGGATGAAAAAATGTTACTGGAGAAAACATGAAAATGGCTATAATGATATAAAAACAGAATTAACTGAACTCTATAAAATTCATCTTTGCCCAGTAGTAAAATATAAACATATTTATGAATTAGACAATGACAAATCTAATATTGTAGGTGTTTGGGTGGATATTTATTTATCTTCCTACCTTGAAGGCTCTACTATTCAATATGGTATAAATGGTACGCCTCTTGCGCAAAATAACAAAACACTGAATATTGAATACTCTAATTGGATTAATCTTGATTACAGTAAAGACATTTTACCAAATCGACCTCCTCAAGTAGCTACAGATAGTAAAGACACTAAAGAAATAATAATAATAGAAAATCTTAAAGGAGACATTGAGTCTATCATTACTACTACTAAACAACCAGACCTTACAGTGGATGCAATATATGCAAAAGATGATAAACATCGTATATGTAGATCTTGGATTCCTTTAACAAAAAATATAAATACTTCTCTTGGATTTCACATATCATTATCATATGAAAACTTTGATCTTAATTACATTTATAATCTGTCAAGACCTGATAAGAGTAAGTCTGAAAGCACAAAACTTTCAGATGCAAAACTACTTTCTAGGAACACTGATAAGAAAGGACTCTTATTAACTGAAACAAAAAATATACCTGAATCAATAAATGATAATTAA
- a CDS encoding fumarate hydratase, with the protein MTVIKQDDLIQSVADALQYISYYHPLDFIEAMKEAYDREESPAAKDAIAQILVNSRMCATGHRPICQDTGIVTVFVKVGMDVQWDGATMSVDDMINEGVRRAYTCPDNVLRASILADPAGARKNTKDNTPAVIHYSIVPGNKVEVDVAAKGGGSENKSKMAMLNPSDSIVDWVLKTVPTMGAGWCPPGMLGIGIGGTAEKAAVMAKQVLMDHIDIHELKARGAKNRVEELRLELFEKVNELGIGAQGLGGLTTVLDVKIMDYPTHAASLPVCMIPNCAATRHAHFVLDGSGAAELKAPPLSAYPEVAWGDAGAARRVNLDTLKPEDVLEWKSGETILLSGKMLTGRDAAHKRMVDMLNKGEQLPVDLKGRFIYYVGPVDPVRDEVVGPAGPTTATRMDKFTRQILEQTGLLGMIGKSERGPAAIDAIKDNKAVYLMAVGGAAYLVAQAIKKAKVLAFPELGMEAIYEFDVEDMPVTVAVDSSGVSVHNTGPQIWHEKIIEKLKETK; encoded by the coding sequence ATGACTGTGATTAAACAAGATGATCTTATCCAAAGTGTAGCTGATGCACTACAATATATTTCTTATTATCATCCGCTTGATTTTATTGAAGCAATGAAAGAAGCTTATGACCGTGAAGAATCCCCAGCGGCTAAAGATGCTATTGCACAAATTTTAGTAAACTCAAGGATGTGTGCTACTGGTCACAGACCAATCTGTCAAGATACAGGTATTGTAACTGTATTTGTAAAAGTGGGGATGGATGTCCAATGGGATGGCGCCACCATGAGTGTTGACGATATGATCAACGAAGGTGTACGTCGTGCCTATACTTGCCCAGATAATGTGTTACGTGCATCTATTTTAGCTGACCCAGCAGGTGCTCGTAAAAATACCAAAGATAATACACCTGCCGTTATTCATTACTCCATAGTACCTGGTAATAAAGTTGAAGTTGATGTGGCCGCTAAAGGTGGTGGTTCAGAAAACAAAAGTAAAATGGCTATGTTAAACCCCTCAGACTCTATTGTAGATTGGGTGTTAAAAACTGTGCCTACTATGGGCGCTGGTTGGTGTCCGCCTGGTATGTTGGGTATTGGTATTGGTGGTACAGCCGAAAAAGCAGCAGTAATGGCTAAACAAGTATTAATGGATCATATCGATATCCATGAATTAAAAGCACGTGGCGCTAAAAATCGTGTTGAAGAATTACGTTTAGAGCTATTTGAAAAAGTTAATGAATTGGGTATTGGAGCACAAGGATTAGGTGGTTTAACCACCGTACTTGATGTAAAAATTATGGATTACCCTACCCATGCAGCCTCTTTACCTGTATGTATGATTCCTAACTGTGCTGCTACTCGCCATGCTCACTTTGTATTAGATGGTTCGGGTGCTGCTGAATTAAAAGCACCTCCACTATCCGCATACCCTGAAGTAGCTTGGGGAGATGCTGGTGCAGCAAGACGTGTTAATTTAGACACATTAAAACCTGAAGATGTTTTAGAGTGGAAATCAGGCGAAACTATTTTACTAAGCGGTAAAATGTTAACAGGCCGTGATGCTGCCCATAAACGCATGGTTGATATGTTAAATAAAGGTGAGCAATTACCTGTTGATTTAAAAGGCCGTTTTATATACTACGTAGGCCCTGTTGACCCTGTCCGCGATGAAGTGGTTGGCCCTGCTGGCCCTACTACAGCAACTCGGATGGATAAATTTACTCGTCAAATCCTTGAACAAACAGGTTTATTGGGAATGATTGGTAAATCAGAACGTGGCCCTGCTGCTATTGACGCTATCAAAGATAACAAAGCTGTTTATTTAATGGCGGTAGGTGGTGCAGCTTACTTAGTAGCGCAAGCCATCAAGAAAGCTAAAGTACTTGCTTTCCCAGAATTAGGTATGGAAGCTATCTATGAGTTTGATGTGGAAGATATGCCTGTTACTGTTGCAGTGGACAGTTCTGGTGTGTCTGTTCATAACACTGGCCCACAAATATGGCACGAAAAGATAATTGAAAAACTCAAAGAAACTAAGTAA
- a CDS encoding DUF2796 domain-containing protein, protein MRCFLLIGSLCYSLVISTAMATTFHDEVYEGSLTAHEHGRAQLNIAISDDTLEIGLDSAAINLVGFEHIPTTESDKTLASQAQLQLNNPLILFAIPTVAKCSLIDKEIISPIFVNQAINNNIAQKLTHLDIEANYSFTCANITELNQLDLSYFFKHFPNTNKLTIQYISDNGQKGIDLTPAKPLFKLQ, encoded by the coding sequence ATGCGTTGTTTTTTATTAATAGGCTCTCTTTGCTATTCTTTAGTAATATCTACCGCAATGGCTACAACCTTTCATGATGAAGTATATGAAGGCAGTTTAACAGCCCATGAGCATGGTCGAGCACAGTTAAATATAGCTATTAGTGATGATACATTAGAAATAGGATTAGATTCTGCGGCTATTAATTTAGTAGGATTTGAACATATTCCTACAACAGAGAGTGATAAGACATTAGCATCTCAAGCACAACTACAGCTTAATAATCCATTAATATTATTTGCCATTCCTACTGTTGCAAAATGTAGCCTTATCGATAAGGAAATTATTAGTCCTATTTTTGTTAATCAGGCTATAAATAATAATATTGCGCAAAAACTAACTCATCTGGATATAGAAGCTAATTATAGCTTTACTTGTGCCAATATTACTGAGCTCAATCAGCTTGATTTAAGTTATTTCTTTAAACATTTCCCTAATACTAATAAGTTAACCATTCAATATATTAGCGATAATGGACAGAAGGGAATAGATCTAACCCCTGCAAAACCATTATTTAAACTTCAATAA
- a CDS encoding type III PLP-dependent enzyme: MTTIKVEDYYAPETFKRIKECAEQHDTPFVVIDTKTIANAYDQLVNNFPFAKIYYAVKANPAVEITRLLKDKGSHFDIASIYELDKVLAQGVSPEKVSYGNTIKKSKDIRYFYEKGVRLFATDSESDLRNIAKAAPGSKIYVRILSEGSSSADWPLSRKFGCQSDMAMDLLILAKQLGLVPYGVSFHVGSQQREIDVWDGAIAKVKVIFQRLKEEDNIELKMINMGGGFPANYLQKTNELEMYAKEILRFLQEDFGEELPEIILEPGRSLVANAGVLVSEVVMVSRKSRTAVERWVFTDVGKFSGLIETMDEAIKFPVYTEKKGELEEVIIAGPTCDSADIMYENYKYGLPLNLSAGDRLYWLSTGAYTTSYSAIEFNGFPPLKSYFV; encoded by the coding sequence ATGACTACTATTAAAGTAGAAGACTACTATGCGCCTGAAACTTTTAAACGCATTAAAGAATGTGCTGAACAGCATGACACCCCATTCGTTGTAATTGATACCAAGACCATTGCAAATGCATATGACCAGCTAGTAAATAACTTTCCCTTTGCTAAAATTTACTATGCAGTAAAAGCTAACCCTGCAGTAGAAATTACTCGTTTACTAAAAGACAAAGGTTCACATTTTGATATTGCCTCTATCTATGAATTAGATAAAGTGCTGGCGCAAGGTGTATCACCTGAAAAAGTAAGCTATGGCAATACTATTAAAAAAAGCAAAGATATTCGTTATTTCTATGAAAAGGGCGTACGTTTATTTGCTACAGATTCAGAATCTGATTTACGTAATATTGCCAAAGCAGCACCAGGTTCAAAAATTTATGTACGTATTTTAAGTGAAGGTTCAAGTTCAGCTGACTGGCCACTTTCCCGTAAGTTTGGTTGCCAAAGTGATATGGCAATGGATTTATTAATTTTAGCTAAACAACTAGGTTTAGTACCTTATGGAGTATCTTTCCATGTGGGTTCGCAACAACGTGAAATTGACGTATGGGATGGCGCTATTGCTAAGGTAAAAGTGATTTTTCAACGTCTTAAAGAAGAAGACAATATTGAACTAAAAATGATTAATATGGGCGGTGGCTTTCCTGCTAACTACCTACAAAAAACTAATGAATTAGAAATGTATGCCAAAGAAATCTTACGTTTTTTACAAGAAGACTTTGGCGAAGAGCTACCAGAAATTATCCTAGAACCAGGCCGTTCACTGGTAGCGAATGCAGGCGTGTTGGTAAGTGAAGTGGTAATGGTTTCACGCAAATCTAGAACCGCTGTAGAACGCTGGGTATTTACCGATGTAGGTAAATTCTCAGGTCTAATCGAAACTATGGACGAAGCCATTAAATTCCCAGTCTATACCGAAAAGAAAGGCGAGCTAGAAGAAGTCATTATCGCAGGCCCTACCTGTGATAGCGCTGATATTATGTACGAAAACTACAAATACGGCCTACCCCTAAACCTCTCAGCAGGTGACAGACTCTACTGGCTATCAACAGGTGCTTATACTACTAGCTATAGCGCTATTGAGTTTAATGGCTTTCCTCCGCTGAAGAGTTATTTTGTTTAA